The following proteins are encoded in a genomic region of Streptomyces lunaelactis:
- a CDS encoding LVIVD repeat-containing protein yields the protein MTLLHTTRVRRRRLGVAAAAAGLLATLLTAGPAAATPDPGDTPAKGTISSEQAAEARSAIKSGEIPGVDEIVHSDNIEHLANIPKDALKGTNSDLAFQGTYAFSGNYDGFRIFDISNPKAPKTVAQVLCPGSQNDISVSGNLLFLSTDSSRSDNSCSSTTQPATEKSSWEGMKIFDISDKSNPRYVAAVETACGSHTHTIVPERRNVYVYVSSYSPNATFPDCQPPHDGISVIKVPRKSPEKSAIVNFPVLFPGEGPDGGGNPGSPTNPGVSKTTGCHDITVLPSKDLAAGACMGDGILFDIEDPEQPKVIDRVQDNVNFAFWHSATFNQKANKVVFTDELGGGGAATCNAEIGPNRGADGIYDIVGKGDRRKLVFRSYFKIDRPQAPTEVCVAHNGSIIPVKGRDLMVQAWYQGGVSVWDFTDSSKPKEIGYFERGPVTLAQVTTAGPWSAYYYNGYIYSNDIAKGLDVLKINDRRTDPAKRVRLDELNVQTQPDYFDRE from the coding sequence GTGACCCTGTTGCACACCACCCGAGTGCGGCGCAGACGTCTGGGCGTGGCGGCAGCCGCGGCCGGGCTCCTCGCCACGCTCCTGACGGCCGGACCCGCGGCCGCCACACCGGACCCCGGGGACACGCCCGCCAAGGGGACGATCTCCTCGGAGCAGGCCGCAGAGGCACGTTCGGCCATCAAGAGCGGCGAGATACCCGGCGTGGACGAGATCGTCCACAGCGACAACATCGAACACCTCGCCAACATCCCCAAGGATGCGCTCAAGGGCACCAACTCGGACCTGGCCTTCCAGGGCACGTACGCCTTCTCGGGCAACTACGACGGCTTCCGGATCTTCGACATCAGCAACCCGAAGGCCCCCAAGACCGTCGCCCAGGTCCTGTGTCCGGGATCGCAGAACGACATCTCCGTCTCCGGCAATCTGCTCTTCCTCTCCACCGACTCCTCGCGCAGCGACAACTCCTGCAGCAGCACCACGCAGCCCGCGACGGAGAAGTCGTCCTGGGAGGGCATGAAGATCTTCGACATCAGCGACAAGAGCAACCCGCGGTATGTCGCCGCCGTCGAGACCGCGTGCGGTTCCCACACGCACACGATCGTGCCGGAGCGTCGCAACGTCTACGTCTACGTCTCCTCGTACTCCCCGAACGCGACCTTCCCCGACTGCCAGCCGCCGCACGACGGAATCTCCGTCATCAAGGTGCCGCGCAAGTCTCCCGAGAAGTCCGCGATCGTGAACTTCCCGGTGCTCTTCCCCGGTGAAGGCCCCGACGGTGGCGGCAACCCGGGCTCGCCCACCAACCCGGGCGTCTCCAAGACCACCGGCTGCCACGACATCACGGTGCTCCCGTCCAAGGACCTGGCCGCCGGCGCCTGCATGGGTGACGGCATCCTGTTCGACATCGAGGACCCGGAGCAGCCGAAGGTCATCGACAGGGTCCAGGACAACGTGAACTTCGCGTTCTGGCACTCGGCCACCTTCAACCAGAAGGCCAACAAGGTCGTCTTCACCGACGAGCTCGGTGGCGGCGGCGCGGCCACCTGCAACGCGGAGATCGGCCCGAACCGGGGTGCCGACGGCATCTACGACATCGTTGGCAAGGGCGACCGGCGCAAGCTGGTCTTCCGCAGCTACTTCAAGATCGACCGGCCTCAGGCGCCCACGGAGGTCTGCGTGGCCCACAACGGTTCGATCATCCCGGTGAAGGGCCGCGACCTCATGGTCCAGGCCTGGTACCAGGGCGGCGTCTCGGTGTGGGACTTCACCGACTCATCGAAGCCCAAGGAGATCGGGTACTTCGAGCGCGGCCCCGTCACCCTGGCGCAGGTCACCACCGCCGGCCCCTGGTCGGCGTACTACTACAACGGCTACATCTACTCGAACGACATCGCCAAGGGCCTCGATGTCCTGAAGATCAACGACAGGCGTACGGATCCGGCGAAGCGGGTGCGGCTGGACGAGCTCAATGTCCAGACCCAGCCGGACTACTTCGACCGCGAGTGA
- a CDS encoding DUF305 domain-containing protein, producing the protein MLNRRRTTCVRRSVVAAAVTAAVLALGACESDSGTPAKAKGAGGPSVVAPGKPGEPARTLSADEAAKAVPDDTPNSADFSYAQMMITHHTQALQMTALAPDRAGSTQVKRLAERIAAAQKPEMGAMQGWLKINGGAQGKGGHDHSRGAMPGMATPAQLAQLRSAKGAAFDELFLKLMITHHQGALTMATEVLSEGNNILVEEMANDVIAQQTSEINRMRSM; encoded by the coding sequence GTGCTGAACCGTCGTAGGACCACGTGTGTCCGCAGGTCCGTCGTCGCGGCGGCGGTCACCGCCGCCGTACTCGCCCTGGGTGCCTGCGAGTCGGACTCCGGCACTCCCGCCAAGGCCAAGGGGGCCGGCGGACCGTCCGTGGTGGCGCCCGGCAAGCCGGGCGAGCCGGCCAGGACGCTCTCCGCCGACGAGGCCGCGAAGGCCGTCCCGGACGACACCCCCAACTCGGCGGACTTCAGCTACGCGCAGATGATGATCACGCATCACACCCAGGCGTTGCAGATGACCGCGCTGGCACCGGACCGCGCCGGATCCACGCAGGTCAAGCGGCTGGCGGAGCGCATAGCAGCGGCACAGAAGCCCGAGATGGGCGCGATGCAGGGCTGGCTCAAAATCAACGGCGGGGCGCAGGGGAAGGGCGGCCATGACCACTCTCGGGGCGCGATGCCCGGAATGGCCACCCCGGCTCAACTGGCTCAGCTGCGCAGCGCGAAGGGCGCGGCGTTCGACGAACTCTTCCTGAAGCTGATGATCACTCATCACCAGGGGGCGCTCACCATGGCCACCGAGGTCCTCTCCGAGGGGAACAACATCCTGGTCGAGGAGATGGCGAACGATGTGATCGCCCAGCAGACGAGCGAGATCAACCGGATGCGTTCGATGTGA
- a CDS encoding DUF6214 family protein: MKETPFLNLNDQYDSDEALPYPPVWELQGQGTVTCGTGRIHGAPEGPYEASPPWFDIRLTFADGARIDVLAVVTDGRIAIEDMRADPPLPLAGFAVLADRIEDPLGDACRVLVEDHMAGEPAPAAEVPLPGRRRARTVTPRGGAGRRIAAAAYRAAQQEGSDPVLAVMGATGRSRRRALRLIAGARDDGLLAPRHHRR, from the coding sequence GTGAAAGAAACTCCGTTTCTTAACCTTAATGATCAGTATGACTCGGATGAAGCCCTGCCGTACCCGCCTGTCTGGGAACTCCAGGGCCAGGGCACCGTCACCTGCGGCACCGGGCGGATTCATGGAGCGCCCGAGGGGCCCTACGAGGCCTCCCCGCCCTGGTTCGACATCCGGCTGACCTTTGCCGACGGCGCCCGGATCGATGTGCTCGCCGTCGTCACCGACGGGCGGATCGCGATCGAGGACATGCGGGCGGATCCGCCGCTGCCGCTGGCGGGCTTCGCCGTCCTCGCCGACAGGATCGAGGATCCGCTCGGGGACGCCTGCCGAGTGCTCGTGGAGGACCACATGGCCGGGGAACCGGCACCGGCCGCGGAGGTGCCGCTGCCGGGACGCCGCCGGGCGCGTACCGTCACACCGCGCGGCGGCGCCGGCCGGCGCATCGCCGCCGCCGCGTACCGTGCCGCTCAGCAGGAGGGGAGCGACCCCGTGCTCGCGGTGATGGGCGCGACCGGGCGGAGCCGTCGCAGAGCGCTCCGGCTCATCGCGGGCGCCCGCGACGACGGCCTTCTCGCACCGCGCCACCATCGCCGCTAG
- a CDS encoding FAD-dependent oxidoreductase: MLRVAVVGSGPSGVYAAQALVQQSLVPDVRVHVLDRLPCPYGLVRYGVAPDHEKIKSLQNNLRTVLEHERIDFIGNVEIGTHGLGPERMLELYHAVVYCVGAARDRRLGVPGEDLPGSHSATDFVSWYSAHPDAAGNGFALGARSAVVIGVGNVAVDVARILARGAEELRPTDVPQAALGALALSQVREVHMVGRRGPSQAKFTTKELRELGSLPAAAVVVEPGDLALDPAYTDPSGAVHAALPAANRRNLDVVRGWAARSPQGQGSPQGQDRRIHLRFFLRPVELLEHGGRVAGVRFERTVPDGEGGVRGTGRYEEIEAQLVLRAVGYRGVPLEGLPFDADHGTVPHTGGRVLRDGVPSPGEYVAGWIKRGPTGVIGTNRPCAKETVTSLLDDATMLALRPVAADPLAELRASGHRPVPWPGWLAIEAAESALGRTLGRRSVKIPDWPGLLTAAGGTEVTRAGRSA, encoded by the coding sequence GTGCTTCGTGTCGCCGTCGTCGGATCGGGACCCAGTGGGGTCTACGCCGCGCAGGCTCTCGTCCAGCAGAGCCTGGTGCCGGATGTACGGGTGCATGTACTGGACCGGCTCCCCTGCCCGTACGGACTCGTACGCTACGGAGTCGCGCCCGACCACGAGAAGATCAAGTCACTGCAGAACAATCTGCGCACCGTGCTGGAGCACGAGCGGATCGACTTCATCGGCAATGTGGAGATCGGCACGCACGGACTCGGACCCGAGCGGATGCTGGAGCTCTACCACGCGGTCGTGTACTGCGTGGGCGCCGCGAGGGACCGCAGGCTCGGCGTACCGGGCGAGGATCTGCCAGGCAGCCACTCGGCCACCGACTTCGTCTCCTGGTACAGCGCGCATCCCGACGCGGCGGGCAACGGCTTTGCGCTCGGCGCCCGTTCGGCCGTGGTCATCGGCGTAGGCAATGTGGCGGTCGATGTGGCCCGCATCCTCGCGCGGGGCGCGGAGGAGCTGCGCCCCACGGATGTGCCGCAGGCGGCGCTCGGCGCGCTCGCGCTCAGCCAGGTGCGCGAGGTGCACATGGTGGGCAGACGCGGTCCCTCGCAGGCGAAGTTCACCACCAAGGAGCTGCGCGAACTGGGCTCCCTGCCCGCTGCGGCGGTGGTCGTCGAGCCCGGGGACCTCGCCCTGGATCCCGCGTACACCGATCCGTCGGGCGCCGTTCACGCCGCGCTGCCGGCGGCCAACCGGCGCAATCTCGATGTCGTACGCGGCTGGGCGGCCCGGTCCCCGCAGGGCCAGGGATCTCCACAGGGGCAGGACCGCCGGATCCATCTGCGGTTCTTCCTGCGCCCGGTGGAGCTGCTGGAGCACGGCGGGCGGGTCGCGGGCGTACGGTTCGAGCGCACCGTTCCGGACGGCGAGGGGGGTGTTCGGGGCACGGGCCGGTACGAGGAGATCGAGGCGCAGCTGGTGCTGCGGGCGGTGGGCTACCGCGGGGTGCCGCTGGAGGGTCTGCCGTTCGACGCGGACCACGGGACGGTGCCGCACACCGGCGGACGGGTGCTGCGGGACGGCGTGCCCTCGCCCGGGGAGTATGTGGCGGGATGGATCAAGCGCGGCCCGACCGGCGTGATCGGCACCAACCGGCCGTGCGCCAAGGAGACGGTGACATCGCTGCTCGACGATGCCACGATGCTGGCGCTGCGGCCGGTCGCCGCCGATCCGCTGGCGGAACTGCGTGCGTCGGGGCACCGGCCGGTCCCGTGGCCGGGCTGGCTGGCGATCGAGGCGGCGGAGTCGGCGCTGGGGCGGACTCTCGGCCGACGGTCCGTCAAGATCCCTGACTGGCCGGGCCTGTTGACTGCCGCAGGCGGAACCGAGGTCACACGGGCTGGCCGATCGGCCTGA
- a CDS encoding SDR family oxidoreductase: MTDSPVTLITGGGSGIGAAAARQLLDQGHRVTVTGRGQDRLRRFAEELGTPAGLLTLTGDAADYESVRAAVDATVKEFGRLDTVVANAGFATHDTIADGDPAGWRDMVLTNVLGPALLIRAALPALKETRGRIVLVGSVAGIVNTPGNIYGATKWAVTGLAENTRRLVTEDGVGVTLIAPGRVETPFWDSMGSQPPGILLTADQLAESIVWAIGQPSGVDVNTVVVRPIGQPV, encoded by the coding sequence ATGACCGACTCACCGGTCACGTTGATCACAGGCGGCGGAAGCGGCATCGGGGCGGCGGCGGCCCGGCAGCTGCTGGACCAGGGGCACCGGGTGACGGTCACCGGTCGTGGCCAGGACCGGCTCCGCCGCTTCGCCGAGGAACTGGGCACTCCGGCCGGTCTGTTGACGCTCACCGGGGACGCGGCCGACTACGAGTCGGTCCGGGCGGCCGTCGACGCCACCGTCAAGGAGTTCGGGCGCCTCGACACCGTCGTCGCCAATGCCGGCTTCGCCACCCATGACACCATCGCCGACGGCGATCCCGCCGGATGGCGTGACATGGTACTGACGAACGTGCTCGGTCCCGCCCTGCTCATCAGGGCGGCGCTGCCCGCCCTGAAGGAGACGCGCGGGAGGATCGTGCTCGTAGGCAGCGTCGCGGGCATCGTCAATACGCCGGGCAATATCTACGGCGCGACCAAGTGGGCGGTCACCGGCCTCGCCGAGAACACCCGGCGCCTGGTCACCGAGGACGGAGTCGGAGTGACCCTGATCGCTCCGGGACGCGTGGAGACGCCCTTCTGGGACAGCATGGGCAGTCAGCCGCCAGGGATTCTGCTGACCGCCGACCAGCTCGCCGAGTCCATTGTGTGGGCGATCGGGCAGCCGAGCGGCGTCGACGTCAACACGGTGGTCGTCAGGCCGATCGGCCAGCCCGTGTGA
- a CDS encoding ArsR/SmtB family transcription factor — translation MTTATSPRVLAHPTRQELRLENVLHALSDPMRLRVVRDLAVAEDDLSCSFFDLPVTKSTTTHHFRVLRENGVIRQTYQGTAKMNGLRRDDLDALFPGLLDSVLGAAAGQEERLGDNQSAPAAG, via the coding sequence GTGACCACCGCGACAAGCCCCCGCGTGCTCGCTCACCCCACGCGCCAAGAGCTACGCCTGGAGAACGTGCTCCACGCGCTCTCCGACCCCATGCGGCTGCGCGTGGTGCGTGACCTCGCGGTCGCGGAAGACGACCTGTCCTGTTCGTTCTTCGATCTGCCCGTCACCAAGTCCACCACCACCCACCACTTCCGCGTGCTGCGCGAGAACGGCGTGATCCGGCAGACCTACCAGGGCACGGCCAAGATGAACGGTCTGCGCCGGGACGATCTGGACGCACTGTTCCCCGGACTGCTCGACAGCGTCCTCGGCGCGGCGGCCGGCCAGGAGGAGCGCCTCGGCGACAACCAGAGTGCCCCGGCTGCGGGTTGA